The following are from one region of the Sandaracinus amylolyticus genome:
- a CDS encoding alginate export family protein has protein sequence MTTLRHAALAAMALALASLPPSARAQDQDTTTETEPPAPVIAAPPPGVIQVGELELRPQLESRARAELRIDPLIGRDDLYFVTMRNRLGMDARFRDVRVLLQFQDARDFGVVEPTASTGATTEVHQGFLQIGGEQTFVRVGRQEIDWGSQRFVGSLNWTSAARSFDAVRGRWSEGIVTLDAFGAWVRTVRAIFDARTGESAQSEGDWLAGTSASFVLAPVGRLGVYALYRHDGPTEVPSTITDPMQMGAYLDRQRDIVSPGVRLESEGRGPLRCELELVAQVGRVMDRDHVALAAVGEVHYRFDDVALAPSIGGGASYGSGAGADLAELDNFHPTNHARYGSADLIGLRNQAHGFVRAGIAPRGTSLEVWADVHLLALAEPGARWSDATGRTIAQDASNDERFLGTELDVEVRWRPDPHVALWGGYALFAPGAGAARLGREQVTHWAYLMLGVTLP, from the coding sequence GTGACGACGCTGCGCCATGCAGCGCTCGCGGCGATGGCGCTCGCGCTCGCGAGCCTGCCACCGTCCGCGCGCGCCCAGGACCAAGACACCACGACCGAGACCGAGCCGCCCGCTCCGGTGATCGCCGCGCCGCCGCCCGGCGTGATCCAGGTCGGCGAGCTCGAGCTCCGGCCGCAGCTCGAGTCGCGCGCGCGCGCCGAGCTGCGCATCGATCCGCTGATCGGTCGCGACGATCTCTACTTCGTCACGATGCGCAACCGGCTCGGCATGGATGCGCGGTTCCGGGACGTGCGCGTGCTCCTGCAATTCCAGGACGCGCGCGACTTCGGTGTGGTCGAGCCCACCGCGAGCACCGGCGCGACGACCGAAGTGCACCAGGGCTTCCTGCAGATCGGCGGCGAGCAGACCTTCGTGCGCGTCGGTCGTCAGGAGATCGACTGGGGCAGTCAGCGCTTCGTCGGCTCGCTCAACTGGACCAGCGCGGCGCGCTCGTTCGACGCAGTGCGCGGCCGATGGAGCGAGGGCATCGTGACGCTCGACGCGTTCGGCGCGTGGGTGCGCACGGTGCGCGCGATCTTCGACGCGCGCACCGGCGAGAGCGCGCAGAGCGAGGGCGACTGGCTCGCAGGCACCAGCGCGAGCTTCGTGCTCGCGCCGGTGGGACGGCTCGGTGTGTACGCGCTCTATCGCCACGACGGGCCGACCGAGGTGCCGAGCACGATCACGGACCCGATGCAGATGGGCGCGTACCTCGATCGACAGCGCGACATCGTCTCGCCCGGCGTGCGGCTCGAGAGCGAAGGGCGAGGCCCGCTGCGTTGCGAGCTCGAGCTCGTCGCGCAGGTCGGCCGCGTGATGGACCGCGATCACGTCGCGCTCGCGGCGGTGGGCGAGGTGCACTACCGCTTCGACGACGTCGCGCTCGCACCGTCGATCGGCGGCGGCGCGAGCTACGGCTCGGGCGCGGGCGCGGACCTCGCGGAGCTCGACAACTTCCATCCGACCAACCACGCGCGCTATGGCAGCGCCGATCTGATCGGGCTGCGCAACCAGGCGCACGGGTTCGTGCGCGCGGGGATCGCGCCGCGAGGGACGAGCCTCGAGGTGTGGGCCGACGTGCACCTGCTCGCGCTCGCGGAGCCGGGCGCGCGATGGAGCGACGCGACGGGCCGCACGATCGCGCAGGACGCGAGCAACGACGAGCGCTTCCTCGGCACCGAGCTCGACGTGGAGGTGCGGTGGAGACCCGATCCGCACGTCGCGCTGTGGGGCGGCTACGCGCTGTTCGCGCCGGGTGCGGGTGCGGCGC